AGCTAGCTATTTCTTTGAACGACCGAGTTTTGAACGGTGCTGTTTTTGTCACTACATCGTTGCCATCGCGCCCTCAGCTCATCTCCCAGACCACTGGaactaccttacctactGTGATAAAATGCCCCTCATAACCGGCCTCCACCATGTCTGTCCCGTCCCGTCCCCTCCTTGACTTGGCTGTAGCTAATATTCCATGACAGGTCAACCTCATCGTCccacccaacaccctccccgaaGCCAACGCGTTCTACGGGAAGACGTTGGGTCTGACGCCCCGGCCGGTGCCGCAGTTGCAGAAGGACAGGCTGGCGTGGTTTGATATCGGGACGTCGGGGCAGCAGGTTCATATTGCTTTTGGGAGGCCAGAGGTTGATTTCACTGAGGAGGCGAAAGGGGCGTCGAGGCATCCGTGTTTCAAGGTTGGGagtttggaggagctgggggagttgcagaggagggtttgggggCATTTtaggggtggggaggagtgggaacGGGGAAGGCCGTTGGGGTGTGATGAGccggggaaggaggattcTGGTGAGAACTCATGAGGCGGGATATTGTAGGGGGAATGGTACTAACGGGTGGTTAACAGGTGCGAAAGGGGTCGAGTACCCGACGAGGTTCTTTGCGAGGGATTATGCAGGTAATCGGTTGGAATTTACGCTGTGagagggggtgatgatggggatggggtctTGGGGTTGTGTTCACTAATCATCAGGTGATTGGGATGGCTTTCATGCTAGCTATGCTAATTGATCATGATAGTACTGAATTTGGATTTTGTTGGCTTCATACCTATTCTTTGATAAGGCTGACCGAGGCCCGGTAATCCCGTTCCCATTGCGGCCGAGTGCGGGTTTCTCATGGCATTCCCCTGTCAATCCTCATTCAGAATCCTAATATCTGCAAGTTCACGCTCAGACCTTCCTCACAGTTACATCAAGACCAAATGCTGGGTTATGCTGGCAGAGCATGCAGCTGCTATTGGTAAACCCTGCTCTGACTCAGCGACCCGAACAATAGAATCTTCTTCGGATGTTCCACGCATACTTCTTTTCAGGGAGGCAAAGTTCCCGCGAATGATTTGGAAGGTGCTGTGCTTGGGCTCATTATGGGTGAGCACTTGCTTCTTGGCTTCACATATCGGGTTGGTGAGATGCCGACCCCGCGCCTACGATCAATGAGCGACCTCGagaggtggagatggagggggaatGTTACACTCAAAAGGGTTGGTATCTTGCAGCCTGATGCGGATAAAAAGGGTGGTCTGCTGCCTGTTCCACCCTTGAATCTCTTTTGCTGATCTTAACATCCCTCCAAGATGGCAACGGACGAGATCTATGACTTTAtcattgttggtggtgggtagTGATCAGTGACCCTTGTTTGCATGCTGATTATGGTACTAACAATGCTACAGGTGGTCCAGCTGGCAGCGCTCTGGCGTATGGCCTGTCTCAATGCCCGAAGCCGCCCAAAGTTCTCATCCTTGAAGCAGGTGGTGACAATGAAGACAAGAACCTTCGTGTCGATGGTCAGCGCTGGTTGACGTTCACGAAAGAGGGGATGAACTGGGGATATAAAACCACCCCTCAAGAATTTTGCAATAACCGTGAGATTGACTACTCTCGTGGCAAAGGCCTTGGCGGGTCAACCGCCATCAACTTTGGTGTCTTTACCGTGGGTGCCAAAGACGACTACGACACTTGGGCCGAGATGACCGGAGATGATGACTTTGCATGGGACAAGATCAACGACCGGTTCAAGAGGATTGTGACAGTGCACCCGGAAGTTCCTCCGGGGACAGATAAGAAGTATGCCTCGCTCACACAAAATGGCAGCAATGGTCCGGTCCACGTAGGGTATGCCGCTGAGTTCGAAGAGGACCTCCTCCCGCTTCTTGAGCAATTCGAGCAAGGCGGCTTCCCCCTGAACTCAGACCACAATTCTGGCAACCCTCTGGGCATGTCGGTTCTCATCAGCTCAGCCTATCGCGGCCTCAGATCAACAAGCAAAGACCTTCTTGCCAACCTCCCGCCGAGTTTCACCGTCTTGACCAACTCCCCCGTGCAGAGGGTCATTTTCGACTCCAACAAGAAAGCCGCCGGCGTCGAGTCCAACTCTCGGGTCTTTCACGCCAAGAACGAAGTCCTTCTCTCC
The sequence above is a segment of the Podospora pseudoanserina strain CBS 124.78 chromosome 5, whole genome shotgun sequence genome. Coding sequences within it:
- a CDS encoding hypothetical protein (EggNog:ENOG503P3J5) yields the protein MPLITGLHHVNLIVPPNTLPEANAFYGKTLGLTPRPVPQLQKDRLAWFDIGTSGQQVHIAFGRPEVDFTEEAKGASRHPCFKVGSLEELGELQRRVWGHFRGGEEWERGRPLGCDEPGKEDSGENS